The sequence TGGCGCGCTTAAGCTTTCCAGGGAAGAAGGCATTATTCATCATGATTCTCGCAGTCCTGATGATACCGGCACAAGTCACGATGATCCCAAACTATTTAATTTTAAAGGAAATCGGCTGGCTTAACTCGTATCAAGGGATGATCGTACCGGCCATGATCAATGCAACCTTCATCTTCATGATGAGACAGTTCTTCATCAACTTCCCGAAGGAACTGGAAGAGGCTGCTCAAATCGATGGTCTAAGCCGTTTCGGAATCTTCTTCAAGGTGGTATTGCCGTTAGCCAAACCGGCCTTGGCGGCACAAGCAATCTTTGTGTTCATGGGATTCTGGAACAACTTCATGACCCCATTGATTGTCATGACCGATACAGAAATGTACACACTGCCATTAGGATTGAACACCTTTAAAGGCCAATACGTCAGCTACTGGAACTATATCATGGCTGCATCCATGGTCTTTACTCTGCCGGTACTCCTTCTGTATGCATTCTTTAATCGCTACTTTATTAAAGGAATTTCATTCACAGGCGGGAAATAGTAATTGGAGGGCTTCTCATTTTGGGAGCTCTCTTTTTTTGGATCAAAGTAGTGAAGGATATGTGAAAAATAGAGGGGGGAAGCAGGAATCTTTATCGGTTTGCTGCTTTTTTTGCCGCTTTGGTTATAGTTTAGGGTGTTGGGAGTCAATTTGGTGGGGTGTGGGGGTTCATTTTGACCACAGAGATGGATTTATCAGCGATATTTTCAATATATCAGCGAAATTCGGATTTTATCAGCGGAATCTCAAACTTATCAGCGAATGATGGCAGGCAAGCGTGGGCTCTACTATATGTGGGACACGGTGCCTGTCCCCGTGTCCCGCTCAATCGTATAGTTTTTGTAAAGATATTGCTATTTCATTGAATTTTGCAGTTGGTTTAGATATAGTGAGATAGATTGAAATTTTTGGGAGGAGATACAATGAAATCCATACATGATATTGCCATCATCATTCCTGCCTATAACCCAGATGAAAAGTTGACAACTTTAGTGAATGAAATCATTTCAGCTCAATTTTCACGAGTTATTATTGTAAATGATGGAAGTAAAAAAGAGTGTTCCGGTATATTTGAAGGTTTAGAAGAAACAAAGGAATGTGTGGTGCTGCACCATAGTGTGAATCAAGGGAAAGGTCGGGCACTGAAAACGGCTTTTACATATTTTAATGAGAATTATAACGACTCAATGGGCCTCATTACGATTGATTCCGATGGTCAACATACATTGGAAGATATGAAAAAAGTAGCAGCTAAGTTATTGGAAAGTCCGACTAGTCTAGTACTGGGCTCAAGGAATTTTTCAGAAGAAAATATTCCGTTTAGAAGCAGATTCGGGAATAACCTTACAAAGGTAGTTGTGAAATTTGCCAGCGGTATCAACGTATCGGATACACAAACTGGATTGCGGGCAGTTCCTGCAATGTTTGTAGATGATTTGCTAGAGGTGAAGGGTGATCGTTATGAATACGAGATGAACATGTTGCTGGAATGTAAGAAAAAGAATATTAAAATAGAAGAAGTTAAGATCAAAACCATTTATATAGAAGAAAATAAATCATCTCACTTCAATCCCATTAAAGATTCTATCAAAATCTATTCGGTGTTCCTCAGGTTTATTGCATCCTCTTTTGCATCATTTGGGATAGACATCGTTTTATTCATGATTTTCTCATTGATGTTAAAAGAAGTGTTACCCGATTCATTTATCATCGTCTCGACAGTGCTTTCAAGGGTTTTATCTTCGTTCATTAATTTTATGATTAATAGAAACGTAGTATTTAAGTCCAGTTCATCGAATACGATGGTAAAATATTATGCCCTGAGCATCGTGCAGATGGGGGTTTCAGCGTTGGGGGTACACTATATTTATTCGGCTGTAAGTTCTGGAGAGGTAGTCATTAAGATAATCGTAGATTCTTTGTTGTTCCTGGTGAGTTTTGTGATTCAAAGAGAATGGGTTTTTAAAAATGAAGTTGGTCGTCGCGAGTTGTTGAATAATGAGTAACAGCGTTGTTTCATTTTTATTATTATTCGCTTCCTTAAGCGGATGGGGACTTCTCTCTTTCAATAGAATAAAAGTGCATATCGCTTTTATTCCTATCTTTATCTTTTCATCCATTACTACAGTTGTGTTTTGTGCAGGTTTAATTAATATTAT is a genomic window of Rossellomorea sp. y25 containing:
- a CDS encoding carbohydrate ABC transporter permease, giving the protein MNSKKKTFSKRLLYIVLIGYAITTLIPFLWALSSSFKTLEEIISGTMNFIPKNFTLDNYKQIFIEQELFPRWLFNSLFIAVIGTALNIIFNSMSGYALARLSFPGKKALFIMILAVLMIPAQVTMIPNYLILKEIGWLNSYQGMIVPAMINATFIFMMRQFFINFPKELEEAAQIDGLSRFGIFFKVVLPLAKPALAAQAIFVFMGFWNNFMTPLIVMTDTEMYTLPLGLNTFKGQYVSYWNYIMAASMVFTLPVLLLYAFFNRYFIKGISFTGGK
- a CDS encoding bifunctional glycosyltransferase family 2/GtrA family protein: MKSIHDIAIIIPAYNPDEKLTTLVNEIISAQFSRVIIVNDGSKKECSGIFEGLEETKECVVLHHSVNQGKGRALKTAFTYFNENYNDSMGLITIDSDGQHTLEDMKKVAAKLLESPTSLVLGSRNFSEENIPFRSRFGNNLTKVVVKFASGINVSDTQTGLRAVPAMFVDDLLEVKGDRYEYEMNMLLECKKKNIKIEEVKIKTIYIEENKSSHFNPIKDSIKIYSVFLRFIASSFASFGIDIVLFMIFSLMLKEVLPDSFIIVSTVLSRVLSSFINFMINRNVVFKSSSSNTMVKYYALSIVQMGVSALGVHYIYSAVSSGEVVIKIIVDSLLFLVSFVIQREWVFKNEVGRRELLNNE